The sequence AATCAATAAGATCCGCTAATTTTTTTTATAGTATCATAATGCTTATTTCAATAAAACTTGATTTTTTAATCtcaattcaaaaaataaattatccTTCAATTCAAGATTTAAGTTTTCAATTTAAAAACTTTTATCCTTCAAGTTaaattcaaattaatttttttaatcttaatttaaatatatttttatctcaatttaatatttttattatattgtttaattgtgtattaACTTTTACAGTActttaactttttcttttcacATCACTTGACGTGTTTGATTACCTTgttatatttaattaattatctgAATGATTTATCTAATTCTCTTTTTATTAAGAATAATAGTCTAAAAGATACATAAGAAATATGGTATTTTAggagtctttttttttcttcttaaaaagCATTTTCCAAAACATTTGCAAGATTCATCTCAATAAATTTAAACCTTATCAGATAAAGTTTGCATTAACAAACATTTGGCATTCAATAATTTAACTAAACCATatgtttataaaaaaaattatttagatCTAaagtaaaattcaaaataaacatTATTTTAATAGTAAGGGATCATTGGATATGAACTATCGGTTCTGTCTAGGTTTAATActattttcttatattattttCTCTAGATAATGCTTATTTTATTTCCTCTCTAAGGAAACCATGAATATTCACTTCCTTATGTTCTTTTCTCTAATTAATGCTTACTTTATTTTCCCACTTTAAAGGAAACCATGGATATTATTTTACACATAATATTACTCCAAATATGATAATGTAAGTCACGTACAACTCTAACATGCAATTTTTAATAgatatttttttcaattattaattagatacaaaagaatatTAATTAATGTTATTTTTCAATGTTATACAAATAGAATCCAACAAATAGATTCCATAAAAGTGTGAAGTGGCTTGTTCTCATTACGCCACTTGGCATAACCACGTGCTTCACTAGccttcttttaatataatatagatatagatgttAAGGTTTAGCCAAATATGAGAAATGATTgaaatatcatttctttcttTAGGATTCGAAGACAGATTAAATATTATTGTCCTTTCCGGGACTCAGTCATGCCCCTGCACAACATTCATATTTTTCTTAGCTTGTTCAAGTATTTTTTATCTACTTGTGTTCTCAATTGACGACTTATCTTTATTATGGGGTGACACGAGTTTATGATAAGTGTCTATAATGTGCTTAATTTATTCTTATTTGTGGAGCCGactatattttctttattttacatCTTTTGTTATATGTCTATGTATTGACCTTTAATATTACAGTATGCAGATCTACAAAAATTAATTCCGAATTTAATTTGGGACTGCATTTTCTTGCAACAATTTTTTTATGGCATAGTTTGCTCTCCTATCAGTATCATCACAAAGCTTTGCTAATGATAGATTAACTAATTAAGAGGGTAGAAAGGAACACACACAAAATGGGCAATTAATATGTTTGCAactcataaaataaaattataataattgaAAATAATATTTGGCTAACTTGATTTAATTGTTCATTGCTGGTTTACGACTTTCATGTTCAAATATTAAGCCACTGAATTTGAATTATGTTCATGACATACTTTAAATTCAAATGCTAAGTTAATTTGTAACTTTTATTACCTAAAAATTTAGTACTCATTGTTATGTGAAACTTCAGAGACTAGTAGTACATAGTTTTTATAGGATAAACAATGAATCTTAAAAGTATTTACCTTAAAAAATATAGTGGGATTAAAAccttgaaaaaagaaaatatagtatAGTATGTATTTACTCCTTTTCGCGAGGATGTCATTTGAGATGTGGATAGATTTACTCCCCTTTTTAAGATTTTATCTTAGAATTTATGAGCAAATGCACCCCTATCTAGCACAATATCTTTTAATAGTTACAGTCGATAAAGATTTTGGTCACTTGAATGGTTTATTCATGAATGACTATATTATCTTGGTATGTAAAATATTCTTCTTAACAGTATTACTCAAGTTTTGAATTTACGTTCGGTTAAATCTAATAATTATATCCTCTACGATTTTTATAGGGATATTTGTTAGGTTTTAATACAAACTCCTAAATTCATCTCTGAGTACAGCTTGTGTCTTTATTCGCAACTTTTGTCCAAAGGTGAAAGAATCATACTTAAGGAGTCTAgtacaaacatgatttaatttgAATATCTTGTGGAGGGAGAAATATCCTATTTAACTTCTAATAATATAAATCTTCCCTACTCCttttatactataaatataacatATACGGGGCagtttccctcacacaaggttagatatgaaacttacctcgctctgaaatcCGATAATCtactccaacgcctctctaacacctcaaactgatggaAAACTatccgaaactaatcaaacaacatgtaaatcaatcaaaatatactcatatactcgtaatttaacaatttataacaattcccaactccgatcgaaaagtcaacaaagtcaaccctttGGCCCCACGTGTCTGGATTTCAAAAagtttcgaagataaacattatctATTATACCACGACTCAAACagataatttattcctaattccatgtccaattttatagtcaaaatccaaaaatataatttctaggttttcttccaaaattccacaatttctataaaatttcatgtctaaatccatatataatcttCTTTTTAACTTGCAACTAGTGAGAATAACTTCCTCCAAATTACCGAAAAATCGCCCAAGCAAGAGAGAAATgagttgaaatgaaaaaaatcccGACTTGCAAccttataatctgcccaggcattCCCTTTCGTGATCGCAGTCCAAAGCCTCGAGATCACGAAGAAGAAATTCTCCAGCTGACCAAATAGACCTTTGCGATCGTAACAAAACACCAGCCTCTTCAACGTGAACGCGACAtacctttgcattcgcgaagactATCTCCTCCGGCCGAatccaacccttcgcgaacgcgtaccttCAAACGctaatgtaatgacccagcccAGGAACCTTTGCGATCGGGGAGCctgtttcgcgaacgcgacgcacAACAGGCCCCTCAGCTCCAgcttactcttcgcgatcgcgactctccacccgcgatcgcgatgcattcCAAGAACACCTGGCCAGAAACCAGCGGTTGCCAAACAAGGAGAAATGGCCTTACAACCAAGTAAGAACtaatttgataaaattaagtAATGGGACAAAGCGAGACTTACAACCAGCGGAATGAATCCAAAGTCCTTAACATGATCAACagtaatttcttttttcttttgttaaattttattttataacacaatcacatattttgaatattatttaaaaaatttaaaaagttttttttattctttaaaaatagattttacattcgataaaattaaaatttaattatttttctaatatttaggactacaAAACTAAGGAAGCTTTTACTTTATAAATTTTCCTTATTCGAATGGTGTAAATTAACTGTAACTCAGTTATAATAAATTatataaaaagttaaaaatgtaATTCAGTTAAAAAATACAAGACTTTTGATCAGTATATTTAATGGGTAGAAAAGCAGTAATTATGAATAATTCAAAAGCGTTTGATTCTTTATATTTGAAATTGCTCGTATATCTTCTTTACATTAAATTTCCCATAATTTATCCTGATTAAATAATAACACGGATATTTTTTATGACATGAAAAGAAATACTCCATATCCTAGTCAACTTAGGAAGTTATATGCGGGTAAGTCATAAACATATTTATAAGtacaaaagaagaataaaaggatATCCTAATCCGACTAGTTATAAACCTATTCGATCTCGGTTTTTGACTTCTAGCTATATATACCCCTCTCTTTCCACGCCTAAGGACACCATCTTAATAATCTTCCTTTCTTTAATTAATAGTAATCTATATCTTCATGGCTGGTGGAAACTTTATAAGTGCCGCCGGCGGTGGCGGAGACAATCCAGATGAGTACCCAGGGAAGCTAACAGTGTACGTAGCCATGACTTGTATCATGGCAGCCATGGGAGGCTTGATCTTTGGCTACGACATTGGAATTTCAGGTGGAGTTACTTCCATGGATCCTTTTCTCAAACGCTTCTTCATGTCTGTTTACCAAAAAGAGGCTTTGAACACCTCGACCAACCAGTACTGTAAGTTCGACAGCCAGTTGTTGACCCTTTTCACGTCTTCTCTTTACGTGGCTGCCCTGTTTGCGTCCATTGTTGCTTCTCATGTTAGTAAAAAACGTGGCAGAAAGGTTACTATGGCCCTTGGAGGTCTCTTTTTCTTGATAGGCGCCATCCTCAACGCTGCTGCTATCCATATTAGCATGCTCATCTTAGGTCGTATTCTTTTGGGGATTGGTGTCGGATTTGCTAATCAATCTGTCCCTATTTATTTGTCAGAAGTTGCTCCCTACAAATACAGAGGGACTTTCAACGTGTTATTCCAAATGGCCATCACCATTGGGATTCTGATAGCGAATTTGGTCAACTTTGGAACTAGCAAAATCTCTGGCGGTTGGGGTTGGAGGGTTAGCTTAGGAGGTGCAGCCGTGCCAGCACTAGTCATCCTGGTTTCCTCGATGTTTCTCTCTGATAGTCCGAGTTCGTTGATAGACAGAGGAAAGAAAGAGGAGGCAGAACAATTGTTGAAAAAGATCAGAGGAGTTGATAACGTAAATGCTGAATTTAATGACCTTGTTATGGCGAGTGAAGCATCCAAGAAAGTAGAAAGGCCATGGAATAATCTTTTATTCGTCCGAAAGTATAGACCGCAGTTGGTTTTGTCACTTCTGATTCCATCGTTACAGCAGCTTACGGGAATTAACGTGGTCATGTTCTATGCTCCAGTACTTTTCCAAACATTAGGATTTAAGAGTAACGCTTCGCTTATGTCAGCTGCTATCACTGGCGGTGTCAACGTGGGTGCAACTTTTATTTCAGTATTTTGTACGGATAAGTTTGGGAGGAGAATACTCTTCTTCTGGGGTGGCATCTTCATGTGTATATTCCAAACAGCAGTGGCAGCTCTTATTGGGGCAAAATTCGGAACAACAGGGAATGCAACAGATTTGCCACTTTGGTTTGCAGCTTTAGTGGTTGTCTGCATCTGTGTATTCGTGGCTAACTTTGCGTATTCATGGGGTCCTTTAGGATGGTTGGTTCCGAGTGAGATTTCTCCATTGGAAGTTCGATCTGCAGCACAATGTGTTACGGTCTCCATGAACATGTTTTTCACATTCGGAGTAGCACAAATATTCTTGAAGATGCTATGTGGGATGAAGTTTGGTCTATTTATCTTCTTTGCGGCGTTTGTGTTAATAATGACTGTGTTTGTCTACTTGTACGTGCCGGAAACAAAGAATATACCAATTGAAGAGATGTCTCAAGTTTGGAGAGAGCATTGGTACTGGAAGAAGTTCGTGGCCGATGATGATGCAGAACCAAAGCCGCTAGGGAATGGCTTTAAGCCTGCAAAGGAGATAGTCTAAAGTATAGGATAGGATAGGCAGACAGATGAAAATAGTTCATCGTATAGTTTACTGTTTTCTCTCTTTATATACTCcatctgttttctttttctaatgtTTTGGAGTTTTTGGGTGTTCTTAGACTTTGTTATTTTTCCATAGTAGTACTGTTTTCTTTTCTCGATTCAATATATTCTTGTTTTCAGTAACAATTATTTCTTATGATATGCTACAGTACGTAGTACTTTTTATAGATAGTAGAAGTAGACTCAGAAGTGCACCTTAGCAAAAGGCACTCTTGGCCCCAAAACTGTACTCAGCCAGCTTAAAGCTAGGAATTTGAGGGAAAACGCTAATAAGTCTGTCTCAAAGGTGTGCAAAAAAGGggaaacataaaaaagaaaacaaagcgAATTGTCTATTAGGCTCACAACCTTTTAGGTATAATACGACTATGCTTgttaaatgttcaatttgcagccCGAGTCTAGAGCTCTTCTCGAGTTTTCACAAAGGTGCAGAAAAGGGGAAAcataaagaagaaaacaaaacgaATTGTCTATTAGGCTCAGAAACTTTTATGTATAAACAGATTGTTGGTAAATACGAACATATTTGATAAATGTTCAATTTGACAAAGTTTTGTCTAGAGCTCTTCTCGAGTTGTCATGAGAATTGTCATCCACATATACAACAATTATAACTAACTTAATTAGATGTTGTTCACTTTATTTCAACTAAATTGCTCGCTGGAGTAATTTGAAACTGAAACTACCTAACAATGAAAGTACTCAGCAGCTCTATCACACTTGACCTTAGAAACCACAGGTTTTGTATTTCTCCATCAGTCCGAAAGAATGAATTGCTATGAAATCCCCCTTATGTAAAAGCTCATATATTCTGTAGTTAGCTGTATGTTGACTGTTTATTATTTTGTTACTATTGTTGTTGTGCTgctgcttctccttcttcttcttactttttttttctccCTGTTTTGTACTGCTCTGTAACTTTTATTTCTGGAGACTAACCTGCAACCCTGCTGTGCATAGCTATAACGATCTTGATACCAAAATTTAACCCCTCGATGAACCTCTTCACGGTCTCAATCTCGGAGGGAATTAAAAAAGCTACATGACCAGTGCCAAAGCCAGAAATTTCCTCAAGGatattcaaacttaaaagaagtgAATAAAATTCCCCGATAAagagtgttcaatatatgttatatatctctaaaattctaatattttaccaatatatatagtgtaattttcCGACGAAGGGTGGTTAGTTAACCACCTTTACATCATGTACCTTCGCCCCTGTGCATGACGAGATAGCTCAGTAAATCTATCTCATACTTGGTCATAAGACAAACAATCGTGCTGGAGGTGCTCAAAACTGGCCACGCATCTCCTCCCTCCTCGTGAGTGGAataaacttctctatgaagagatGTAAAAACATATCCCAAGTGAGTGGAAGTAACCCTGTTGGCTGCTATGCTTATAGATTAGGTCTTAAATCTTAATGACTATTACGATTGCTCGTAGCCAAGACAAGTTATTTTTGTATAAGAAGATACCAGATTGTGTTGGAAAAATTAGCTGTATCTCAAAAGGGATATGCATTATTTTGATTGGGAAAAACTTTTCTTTACTACTTATTTTAGTAAATTATTTTGCATTTAATAGAGTCAAATTAGCTGTTAGAGCAACGTCTATATAAACACACTCTTTAGAGAACTAAAGACACTTTCTAAAATAACTATATGAATCATCTTCTTCCTCCTTTATGGTGggtttttttcttgaattttctgCTAGTTATATTCACAGTTAAATAactagaagagcttgttgaatcctggaggatacgcctaattttatttattattgtatgGCCGAAATATCTTGAAGGGCAATGTCCTTGACACGCCTCAAGCTAACTCCCATTCTTCATAAACAATATCCCAACAATCTTCAGGATATTTTCACGCTGTTATGGAGAATAATATTGCTAATATTATTATTGATGCTACTACACTGGCTGCATTAATTGTTTATGTTGTTCTATTGCAGTAGGAAGATGACTGGTATTCTTTGTGAATGGGGAGTACATAATTGTACACCACTAATGAATTGTCAAGACCATCTTTTCTATTTTACCTAGCGG is a genomic window of Nicotiana tabacum cultivar K326 chromosome 16, ASM71507v2, whole genome shotgun sequence containing:
- the LOC107766138 gene encoding sugar transport protein 12-like translates to MAGGNFISAAGGGGDNPDEYPGKLTVYVAMTCIMAAMGGLIFGYDIGISGGVTSMDPFLKRFFMSVYQKEALNTSTNQYCKFDSQLLTLFTSSLYVAALFASIVASHVSKKRGRKVTMALGGLFFLIGAILNAAAIHISMLILGRILLGIGVGFANQSVPIYLSEVAPYKYRGTFNVLFQMAITIGILIANLVNFGTSKISGGWGWRVSLGGAAVPALVILVSSMFLSDSPSSLIDRGKKEEAEQLLKKIRGVDNVNAEFNDLVMASEASKKVERPWNNLLFVRKYRPQLVLSLLIPSLQQLTGINVVMFYAPVLFQTLGFKSNASLMSAAITGGVNVGATFISVFCTDKFGRRILFFWGGIFMCIFQTAVAALIGAKFGTTGNATDLPLWFAALVVVCICVFVANFAYSWGPLGWLVPSEISPLEVRSAAQCVTVSMNMFFTFGVAQIFLKMLCGMKFGLFIFFAAFVLIMTVFVYLYVPETKNIPIEEMSQVWREHWYWKKFVADDDAEPKPLGNGFKPAKEIV